In Anopheles bellator chromosome 2, idAnoBellAS_SP24_06.2, whole genome shotgun sequence, the genomic stretch GATTGATGAGCGCAAGAACCTGTAACGGCATCATGATTTGTTGGCATTAGCTGAACGCTCGAGTCGCAATCGACAACCGGGGcgacaccagcagccagccagccagtcagccagccagctgacATCGATCCGCCGGCGGGGCCGTCTCCAAGACTTCACTTGGCGCGATATGTTTTGCGCGCCAAAATTGGATTGCGCGAATTGCCAATTCCATTTCGCCCGGAACATACTGATACCGTACCGTATTCGCCGGAAGTCACCGGAGCGTCTCGCAGACGCTCACCAGATCATCACCTGTGCCGCGTTCGAATGCTAAACTCGAACTCAGTGGCGGCCGTGCCACTATGAGGAAAAGGCGGCCATAAGTCAATTTCAAAAAATGAGTGTTTAGTCATATTaacctaaaatagataagttatctatgacaaatACGAATTTTGagccttccatgttgtgtagattccgagaactcatctgtcaaagtcgaaagagtgatagaaatggctctttaaaaccaacttttatcgCGATCGTTAAGATAATAAGTTAAGATAACTAATCCTTCTTTCATGTGAAATAATCAAACGTTAACGTTTTGCATTGCTAGTACATTTgtatcgggaattagtatagaaaactaCAAAAATTACAGTTTTTCTACTTTGGTAACGCAGCAATTTTTTCCGGCGACCTTCCGCAATTAAACTAGGGATTACGACCAAGGTTtagaaaattttaaactatttccagtTTGGTCTTTttgtagtctatgaaatggaCATACAAAATAGGTTGGCCTTATgtcttttctattatttagataaactgtgtgttatcagtgatcacggatcaatcgAGTATGCGTTGCcgtatttgtagtgcaacgcctAACCAGATGGCTAATAATGCTAATAATCTTGAAAACGGTTTTAGCCTGCAAACTTCTGCATTGTTGTACGGtatttcacctcttcattgttagttgaattttgtgcagtgtttgttaagcatttcacATAAAATAATCTCAAACCACGCAAGAAAATATTCCactgaaaacaatttgaaaaacacATTCGTTCGGGCAATATATAGCAGCGACCCCAAATTAGTCCTTTCTCATTCGGTTATGGGCAGCGAAAAATccataaacttagttttccagATGTagttaaagattttttttttatcatggaagaaaatattattgGCGATATTGCAATGAGACAAACGCAATGGGTAAAGCTCCTCGATCgtttcatatccttttttacactcataaGGCATTCaatttgtagcagaaattcgatatttgcttttacgattgtgttttaaatatttttgatgtaatgcagattgcatacttaaggcgttcCAAAAgccttaaaataacgaaaaaagtttttttgttATACTTAAACGCGTGCATTACGCatagaaagttgaatttaatcaaaacacatgcaaataaGACAAAAACGTCGAAAAAAGATCATAGATTCTTCctcaaaacaaatatgtccgcctttcccatacaaaattccccactgtgccGTGTATTGGCGGCTCGCCCCGAGGAGTGCGCCAATCGAACGGTCGTGAATATTGGCGGACACACCGCGGACCGGCGAGAAAACTGAAGGCGCTTTGTAAGTGACGGGTGCGTCTCATACAATATTCATCAAGCGTTTAATGCGTGCAAGACTGGTGCGAACCGGTGTTTCGGGGTTTCGTGTAAATGTTTCTGATGCCAGCACACCACAGGCCAGACACCAGCTGAAACAAGAAAATTTTCGCCAAACATCAAACGTACCGCTGGCTTAATTGACTCCTGGATTTGCGTACGCCAGGATTACGCTTGCCGAGCCAGCAACTCAAACAGTACGCGATTTTCTTAACTTCCAGCAAACACTGCTGCGATAACAGATCGCCTTTAAACGGCAGGATCTGAACCCGAAACCGTTACATAATTCTTTGCTGCcctttttactttcttcttcgtttcgtttatctTGCTTAAACGCCCGTGCCGGAGTTGGCCACTTTTGCCTTTCCAATATATTACATTTTCGTACAACTCAAATAAAACACGGAAAAACTCAATTGCAGAACCCCTTTCGCAGCTGGCACcgccattttcaatttcaccgtaCGAAATACCTTTATCCGGCCGCGTAGGCGCGCATGATATGAATGCTGGCACACGGAAGGATCATGGCCAGACTTTGCGTTACCGGTGTGGCCCGAACCCCGGCGGTGGCACACGGGGATAACGAAAACTTTGCCCGCACTCCCAAGGACTGTCACTGTCTTCGGGGGGCGGtttgttctctctctgtcccccTATGGCAAAGCCCAATCCGTTGGACGATACAAACGCATAAAACTTTTTCACTCAACAATTTATGCTCGCGTGCATGCTAATAGGCAACGAGCGAACGAGTTGGCAcgtcccggtggccccggctcCTTCCACTTGGTATTTCCACCGAACACATACACCCAGACGCACGGATTGATGCCTTTTGGGAATCTGTTCGggggcaacattttcaattttctccaaAGTTCAGCCCAGTCCGCactgcgttccgttccgtttcgcctCGCTCTGCTCACAAATTTGTCACCATTGTTCGACAGCGAAAGTTCCGCCAAgatttgcaccattttcactttcggaCACGGTGCGACTCATAACtgtgctcgctctctctctctctctctctctctctctgtcgttcgTTCCCAGGGgtccttttgttttgcatgGTGCACGGAAAGGTTCCGTAAATTTGACCTTTTTGTAAAACAACATAACGCAATCGCGACTGGGACCGCAAAACTTCTGGAACTGACGAGGAAAAAGTGGACCCATTGTCGCCGGgatccgggcccggggtcTTTCCGGGAAAATCGGTGTCGTGCTCGGTGGTGCAGTATTTAAAGGGCCATCTGCAACTTTGAGTAATCGCCGGAAGCGTCGGCAAAATCGGGAAGCGTCGGCCATTTTCACGGCTAATAAACTACTTTGTGGGTTTTAGCATACGTTTAACAACGCGCCCATGCAGTCCGTTGCGGATTGATGCGCGAACATTAGCGCAACGCCTTTCGGGGCAATAAACACGGCTCCGTTTGGCCCACGGCCAAACCCGCGATTCCCGCGGTGCGATGGATGGACTCGAACCGGGGTGCTGCGGCACTGCTACTTTGGGACAATgggaccggccaccggatttACAGATTGGTGCGCGCCGGAAATTAGCAAAATCTTCCCGGAAATGCTAATCATCATCCTCGGGCTCGGTTCCTTCGACGGCGAGATCaagcggtttgtttgctttgcccgCCCCACAAGACCAAGATCTTGCCGCGACCGGTGGCACTAACTTTCTCCGTCTCATTGACAATCAATTTAATGAAATTAGATAGTCATTCCCCGCCCCACGTTCGGCGAGACATTCCAAAACGCTCGGTCGACGCCGTCAACGACTTCCCGTTAACGACGAGCAATCTATCATCCGTCCGGGATCGGCCCACCGTAAACTTCTGACGTAAACTTCTGCGGCGTCCCGTTCCGGCGACCTTCGGCGCCTTCCGGTCGCGGTTCGCCTCGGTACATCCACACATCCCCACATCCCCACTCGCCCAGGGGAAAATTTCAAGCATAATATTTACACTGGAAACCACAGTCGGGAAGTCGCGGCGCGGTCGGTACAGAGCCGTGGAAGATGATTTGGCTGACTGTGTAGATCGGTAGTTGTTTGTCTATTTTCGGCACTTTTGGGAAACCCCCCCAGGGCAGTTGATTCAAGGCCAGGCCGTGGCCAAGGACTTCTGCCCAGAAGTGCCGTCACCGGAGAAGCATCCTTCAGCAAATGGATTTCGGGGCCCCGTTACGGAAACTCGGCCCAAGAGCCACACCAAGTACGACAGTTGTCTAGTGGCTAGCGAGCTGTCTGGGTTTGGGCGAAACGATTATCTTCCATTAGTGAGTAAGTCCACTGTTTACCGGCTCTCCAAGTGACCGACTGTGGCGCCAACTCGCACAGTGAAACCTCCGGGAGTCAGGCCAGACGCAAACTTTCATCACTCGACGCGCTTTGATTTCGTTGGGAGTACGTTAAAAATTTACCAACTCCGGTCCGGACTTCCAGATATGATATCCGGACGCGTGGCGGACGCACAGTGTCTGAAGTCGGAAATGCCGTATGATTCCATCTAGCGATCCGAGAGCACGTGCCTTCCAAAAGATTGGACCAGGACCTGTGTTTGCCAAAGATAATGTGCGCCACAACGTTCGACACACGGACCCCCCGGAGGTCGCCACAGTCATCCACGTCCTCGACCGGAGCTCGTTTATTATTTACGCAAATATCCCCAGGCCTAAGCCCGACCGACTGACGGCGACCGTCGTGACGGTGAAGCGTCGTATGTCTGGCCCGAACCACCATGACGAGAGGCCACGTTGCAACGATTCGCCCATGGAATCCTTTTCCGGGCGCGACGTCATCGTACTCCATCGTACCAGAATCAGGTCGTGCGTCGTCCTGCGAGCAAGCACGCAGGGCCTGTCTTTGCACCGTTTTTCCACTTTATGGTAATGATTTATTGAGCCATGTAATACCCAGGGTCGCCCGACGGGACGCGGATCCTTGTCGGTGTGTCGAAGTTTATGTTACATGAACCGTTTTTGCGGTCCACAAAGAGGCCTCACCCCTGTGCCCCCCCGCGTGACCTTCGGTGAATTCTTCGACTTGCCCAACCAATCAACTTCAGGCCGCCGTATCCTATTCGGTTGTTCATCGTTTTATCGTTTAGCCGGGCGTCTCGACCCGGGACTTTCGGGACGAAATCAAGCAAAATACGCACCCCACGCGCCCATATCGCCGCTAATCGAATCGGTGACCGTTCGGACCAGGACCGGACTTTATCCTTTAACGGGACAGCTTCGTGGAAGAAAGAATGGGCCGAAGTTTTCCCTCGTTCCGGAAAAGGCGTGAAGTCGGaaactttgttttccttgcCGGCTTGCCCGCCCCCACAGAatcgatgaataattaattcagTTTGACCGCCCCCGGCGGGCGTTCAGCTAACCCCCACTAacgttccggtttccggtcctTCTTTACTTCTTCTTTACTTCCCCACAGCATCGCGATACGCAGGAAACCCTGGCCGTGCTAGAGCGGCTCGATCTCGACACGGAAAAGCCCACGGAGGAGGAGCTGGCCCGGAAATTCGGTTACGAGGACGATTATCTGAAGGGTACGGTTTCTTGGTGGCAGCACATGAAGCCACAAATTTGGTCACTGTTCGACGAACCGTACAGCTCCAACGCTGCCAAGGTAGGTGGGGGGACGGCCGCAAGACACGCTGCCCAAACTTTGGAGCTTCCGGCGACCGCCTTAAATCGGCCCGGTCCAGGAGCTTAACGAGGTTTTATCGTGAAAAGAGATCAATTCGGGACTAGACTTAGggttttcttccattttctttttctctcctctctctctctctcacactaTAGATTATCGGTGTGATATCAGTGTTTTTTATCTGTGTGTCCATTCTGTCGTTCTGCCTCAAAACGCACCCGGATATGCGCGTGCCGGTCATCCGGAACATCACGGTcaaaacggccaacgggagCACGGCCTGGGTGTTGGACAAGGCGCAAACAAACGCCCACGTGGCGTTCTTCTACATCGAGTGTGTCTGCAACGCGTGGTTCACGTTCGAGATTTTGGTAAGTTTCCGAGAGCACTGGGCGAGTGACAGGATTCCAGGACGATTTATGTAATTAAACTTGACGATTAGAAACGGCACCACGGCAGCTTcagcgaaagcaaaaaaaacagaccacGAGTACACGATCTTGAATTTGTAACTTTCTCCGATTTTTGGTCCTTTCCACCCGAAAACAAATCACGTCCTTCGGTGAAATGAGCCGTTAAATTGTGtccaaaattaaaaccaacatGTTAACCGGGCCCCGGCGCCGGCAACCGCTCCTTACTAATGGTGAACATTTGTCGCACTGTCGCAGTAACATAAAGCGGAACCGGCAAGAAAACGGAAGGACGTGACGCAAGCGGACACAAAAACCCATTAAAGGGGGCCCCTTGGACACCCGGTGCGATGATGCTGTTGAAACAATGGATTGCAGTAATGTTGAAAGTTTTCGTGCAACATAAATCGCCTGCCCGGAAGAGGGACGCGCGTAAAGATTATGCGAAGGATGCGTTGCGGTGCCGGGGGCGGAGCCAGTCAGGAAGTGGAAGTAATGAAATTTAATATATCTTCCTGCTGGGAAGCGGCTCGAGCTGCTCTCAGCTACTTGTTACGGGCTTGTAACAATAGGGCACCGAATGGCACCGTAACTTGAGATCGATCGTAATTCGTGCACGATTTCTACTCCTTCTCTCTGCTTCTCTTGGAATGTCCTAAACGAAGCGCCCATTTACCCGACATCATCGTCGGCTATAAAATCTAAAACAATTGGAACTGTAACTCacagcgccagccagccagcgtcgtTGGTGTCTGATTTCTTTCGCATAAATCCCTTTCGAATGCGGCTGTGGACGTCCTGCTGTGGGCAAGTGTTACGTGACTATCGACTTAAGAAACCGGAATGGCCACTTCGGACAGGACAAACGAACGTATGAATGCGACCCCTTTCGCAGCAGGACACGCCGTATCTGGTGCGATTGCGTCCTGTACACCCCCTTCCGGGCGGCCATAAATTGTGTCTGGACGCATTAAGTGCACGGCGAGACTTTCACACGATCACTTCGAACTTTTTAACCCCCCTTTCTTCACCAGGTACGCTTCATTTCATCGCCCAACAAGTGCGAGTTCGTGACCTCATCTGTAAATATCATCGACTACATTGCCACGCTGAGCTTCTACGTCGATCTGGTACTGCAACGGTTTGCGTCGCACCTGGAGAACGCGGACATCCTGGAGTTCTTCTCGATCATCCGCATCATGCGGCTGTTCAAGCTGACGCGTCACTCGTCCGGTTTGAAGATCCTGATCCAGACGTTCCGGGCGTCGGCCAAGGAGCTGACGCTGCTGGTGTTTTTCCTCGTGCTGGGCATCGTGATCTTCGCCAGCCTCGTGTACTACGCCGAGCGGATACAGGCGAATCCGCACAACGACTTCAACAGTATCCCGCTCGGGCTGTGGTGGGCGCTGGTCACGATGACCACGGTGGGGTATGGTGATATGGCACCGAAAACCTACATCGGTATGTTCGTCGGGGCACTCTGTGCACTGGCCGGTGTCCTGACGATCGCCCTGCCGGTGCCCGTCATCGTGAGTAACTTTGCGATGTACTACTCGCACACGCAGGCCCGGGCCAAGCTGCCGAAGAAGCGACGGCGAGTCCTGCCAGTGGAGCAACTGCGGCAACCCCGCACCGCAGGTGAGTCCCCTGGTGTAGAGAGggaatttaaaaatcaatttcagcCACGATTATCGAAATGTCCTGGGGTACTGCAGGTCTGTTATCCACCGTCTAGTTAGTCCGCAATTTGTTTCCTATCACACCGCAACGGGACCGGTTCCGTCATGTTCACTCTCCaccattgtttccattttcattatcCTTGTCACTGTGTCCGTTTATACGCttaccgctgctgctgctgcgctatCCTTCGACACCACCGCTTCACACCATTCGGATCGGCTTCGCAGGTCAAGCGGGGCCGATGGGTATGCCCGGGTCCGGTCCCATGGCTCGCCGGATGAACCAGGTGAAGACGAAAGACCTAGGACCGAAAATCGGTAAGTGATGGCCGTTCCAAATTCGCTTTTGCACAAAGATGCCTAGCCCACCGTGGGCCAGTGGGCGAAATCCGTTTTCTTCACAGGACGTTTGCGGTGCTTACTAGATCGACTGCCTTCTGAGACACTCGGCACCGCCATTCGGTTTGCTTCTCCCCACAACTCGCACAGGTTGCTATGATTTCTCAGATCGGAAGTGCGCAAAAGTTTCGGAAGTGACTCAGCCCCGGCATGTGgtaatttatcaaaaaccaCACCCATCCGTGGTCTTCGTGCACTTCCACAACTTTTGTGATAAAACGGCGACACTCGACAACAACGGCTCGACGGCCAAAAAACCCATCACTCATTTTCACGCCCGCAAAAAACGcccgtttccattttctcccgatcggcggcggcggcgacggactAATTTATCACGTCGATTCACACCTCACACCGAACACACCTTTTGCCATTTCACTGTAAAACTCATTCAACTCAAACACGCGCACAACCCGCGAAATGATTCATGGCCCCGATGAACCGGTGAGCACCGCCGGCACTTCCACCGCTCAACGCTTCGCCATTAAAACattcttttatgtttctatGTTGGTCcagcgttttcttttttcccctgcCTACTATGCTCCTTGTGTCGACGTCGACATTGCTCGTCGGCAGAACATCGAATTCTCGTGCCAACCTTGTCTTTGATTCACTGTCGCTCACGCCATCGATATGGTGGAAGTAACGAAGAAATGGAGAAAcaattattccattttccgtACTTCCGTTCGCGGGTGGGTGGGACGATGCCCACCACGCCACGCCCGCTCGCCGGTTAAATCCTGTCCGCCAATTAGTGTCTCTGCTactgaaccgaaccggtttcaattttctgcttCCATGGTGAGATCGCCAACGAAGGGCGGAATGTTTTGAAGAATGGCCCACCGAAAGGACCCTCTTTCTGCCTACTCGGGTTTGGGTTCCTATTTGTACCTCTTCCCTTTTCCCAAGGTGCGCTCGTTAATGTTGCTTATTTTTGGGTCCAGTTTTGCGGCATAAAAATATAGCATTTCAAATCTCTCGAGCCATCGGATCCGATCCCCCGGAGCCACTTGTTCCGCGACATTCCGAGTACGGCCAAAAATTTAATCATCTCTCGTCCGTCTAATCGCCCGATTCTGTGTAATTATCCTTGCGGACTTCAAGTCGCCGCCACAATTTGTGCCAACCGAGTGCACAAGACCCTATTTCAGACGCCGACCGCCGGTTAACTCTCCCAAGAGCCGCTGGTCGATGGTTTGGCAAATTACTCGAAACGCAATCGACCCACTGGCCATCGGAGTGGTCGGAACATTGGTCGGAACCTGCCAAGCGTTCCGAGTACCGAGTGCTGGGGCCACAgttcaaccgaaccgaatcggaatcgaaacTCAGTGGTCCGTGAATTCCTCGACACCGGGGCATCACGGCGTGGCCGCATTGTCCTCCGATCGACACCCGGTTTCGATTGACCGGAAGCCGGTGGACGTCGGTTTCGGTAGCCGACGACGCTGACTTCACGGTCCCACGGGTGCCATGTGCTTCGGGTGGAAGTAATTAACATGACAGTTGACTCGGTGTCGCTTCCTTCCGACGGAAAGACGgccacgatgacgacgccgaCCACGCGCCTTTGTACACACGCGCTACGGAACGCTACAAGgatggccattgtttcgtCCGACTAGCCCCACACCACAACGGGCGATGTGATTTTTTCGACTTCATTTGCTCCGTCGCCTgaagaagaaatatttctGCCATCAAGCGACGAATGGCGagaaacggccaacaaaaGTGGCAAACCTTCGACAATGGGGATGGCAGTCAAAATGAGCAGAAATAGACCAGAAATAGctgcccgatcgatcgggcccATAGTGAAGGCAGTCGAAAGAAGGGCAAACGGTCGATCCTGGCAACCTCCTGACCGGGGCCCGTAATGGAACAGGCAATGAAGCGTTGCGGTTCGCCAACGACCGCGCACTGGCCGAGCGCAACACTCCGGATGACCCAGGACCAACCACCAGGTCCCGCGGTGCCGTGGGCAAATACAATTTCCTAGCGTTCCTGATTTGGGCCTCAGTCgctggtggccattgttgtttGCTCGCTGGGCACTCACGGTTTCCGCCACGTATTTGCTTTGGTTTTCACTGCCGTCTTCCCACCGATCCCGGCACTTGTGGGGCTTTTCGGGGGCAGCCGTGCCAACCATTTTTGTGCTCTTTTCATAATTCCAAACTGGATCGAGGATCGGGATCGGGGACTGTGTCGAGGCCGCGATCGGTATGCGAACAAGGCGCAAGCTAATTTAATCTGAATTTAGGTAGATTTTCCCTTTAATGATTAATTATCGCTTTCAAATTGAGTGACAGTTGATGGGTTAAATGGATAGATTTAGGAACCAACAATGTCCTACTTTCCGGAAGTTTTACTAATTCCTTGCTAAGGCATTACTTGAAGCTTTTCCCGTGAACTCGTTATGAGGGGGTTACTGGCTAGCATGCGGCATCACTTGGTGTCTGTCATACGTCAGTTGTGCTCGCTCCGAACCTCAGGCACCGGTATAGAACTGAAGGTCTCCTTTTCTGGCCAAGGATTGGAAGCCGAATTGCCATAGATGCTGCCTGATGATGAAATAGTGATCAAAATCTCATTAGTTTTGAAGGATTTCGAAGAGCTgtaaaaaaaaagacgaaGCTCCAAGAAATTAACGCTCCGCGGAAAGGACCGCCACCCACTGCCAAGTAAGACAAAATTAGCCACCGAGCCCCCGCTGCAACATCAGTAATTAGTCAAACGCTTTCCTTGCCCCCAAGTGTCCACGAATGATTAACATGCAGCGCGAGTGCTTCATGTAACAAATCATGCCTCTCCCAAGCTTCATGTGAGAGAACTCCGTGATTTGTGAGCTTTCCATCTTCTAAACCCACGCAGGATATGCTAACGTCCCCCccgtttgtgtatgtgtgcacacGTGGTCGAATAATAAGTATCACTCCCACCCATTCCGAGCCCTGTCTGGCCGGTTGGCCTGATTCCGCCGGGAAAACAACATCGCAAACATCGCGGCCACCAACGCCAACTGGCTCGCTCGCCGGTCGACCACGGCAAAGGAAGATAAATGATCGTGATTATCCCATTTCTCACCGGCGATGAATGGCAATGACTGTGTCGGCACACACGAGCATCCGTTCCGGTGGGTAGGGGGGGAAGGGGGTCAAAAAAGAAATTCCACATCCGGTTCCACGGGTCCGGGAAAATCGTGTACAACCCAAAGCAGACCCGAAACGGCCGAGTCGAGTGCAGACCGAGCGGGAAACATATTTGCCGCTATTCTTTACGTTATTTAATTTCGCTCCGCGTATCCGGCGTGCCGCGAAACGGAAGCGTtacgccacggcacggaaacCGGCGGCCCCATCGGAAAAGTGCCGAAATGTTGCTTCGGAATGGCGCTTGCCGAAACCGACACACCCCCGGTGTTGTGGAGGGCCAGTTGCTCCGGACAGTTCGTTTAGTTAATTAGCTTAAACCGGCGCGGCGCTTCATCAGCAAATGGATTCGGGacaatttttccaccattaCGTGGAACGGTTTTCCCACGCGCCCCGTTAACGCCGGGGGCGACGACGagtgaacatttttcaaccggCTTACGGCCTGTGGGAGCGTTCCAGCGTTTCAAGCCAGTGACTGTGAGGAATGCCTTTCCAATGCTGCGTTGAAAGCCCCGGGACGGATGGAATTCGCAATTTCACTGTGCGAAGGACCGGCAGGAACGGCACGGAATTCAACAGCGGGCGTTGAAATGTCGATCTCGTATTAGTGAGTTATGAAAACTCACTGACTCGCTGTATCCAATTATTGTCTAAGCCGCTGTCAGCTTATCGATCCTGATTTGGGCTCGAAAGGATTACGGTTTATCCGGTACCATTCGGAACACCCGCGTTGGATGGGTTCGCACGGATCAGGTGGGAAAATGAGATGCTGAGATGTGTTGTTGTGGATCCTGTCGGCTGGTTCAATCGGGTTTCCCATCAATCCGTGAGGTTGCTTTCGAACAGAACATGAATTATAATTCAGCAcaaaaattcaacaaacagAACTtgtcagaaaaaaaactcaaacaacTCAACCACAACCAATtcacacaaccacacacggGGAACTCGCATACACAATACGCAGATTACTCCTGTTTTCCCGGGTTTGAACACTTCCACATCCAAAACGTCCTGCTCACCGTTTCGTGTcctcttttcttccttccggcTTCGCGACGGCAGATGTTGCGTCAGCCTACATCGGCAAAGCGGGTGGCAAAATGGCGCAGCTCTTATAACGAAACGCTTCTTCACtaatcccggcccggctgcaCACGGCACGCTTCATCCCACGGCCGACGGGACGTCACACGACGCCGTCGGGCGGTCCTCCTTTTTTTAACGAAACAATTTTAGGTCGAGATAAAAAGAATGAGCGCTCACAAACAGTGATATGGCCCGGGGCCGGATGAAGAACCTCATTTTTGCATCGCTCGACCTGCGCTCTTCCCATGCTCCGCAAGCCGGCCGCCTCCTGGCCAGAAAGGGAAACACCAATCCACCACAGCatatgttccgttccgatgcagGCCGATAATAAAAAGTTTAACCGAgtgccgccaccgagcgcggcGCAAGGCTTCGTGTCCTGTTTTCCGGTTCATATTAATAATAGTTGCACCATGctagacgaaa encodes the following:
- the LOC131212707 gene encoding potassium voltage-gated channel protein Shaw-like, which codes for MNLMDSENRVVLNVGGIRHETYKATLKKIPATRLSRLTEALANYDPILNEYFFDRHPGVFAQVLNYYRTGKLHYPTDVCGPLFEEELEFWGLDSNQVEPCCWMTYTQHRDTQETLAVLERLDLDTEKPTEEELARKFGYEDDYLKGTVSWWQHMKPQIWSLFDEPYSSNAAKIIGVISVFFICVSILSFCLKTHPDMRVPVIRNITVKTANGSTAWVLDKAQTNAHVAFFYIECVCNAWFTFEILVRFISSPNKCEFVTSSVNIIDYIATLSFYVDLVLQRFASHLENADILEFFSIIRIMRLFKLTRHSSGLKILIQTFRASAKELTLLVFFLVLGIVIFASLVYYAERIQANPHNDFNSIPLGLWWALVTMTTVGYGDMAPKTYIGMFVGALCALAGVLTIALPVPVIVSNFAMYYSHTQARAKLPKKRRRVLPVEQLRQPRTAGQAGPMGMPGSGPMARRMNQVKTKDLGPKIGPIGASIVAMCPKNVGLHTNPALAMCKPTFEMRPPTAPLLIPREVGYKPMLANSATTSVTSNTGSTSIITTSNNAATNNNNNNNSSAVTNANTKVVSNSASQHSLIVKSGSIGQLKSNGATAKEQSADEKSFL